One Mugil cephalus isolate CIBA_MC_2020 chromosome 10, CIBA_Mcephalus_1.1, whole genome shotgun sequence genomic window carries:
- the LOC125015430 gene encoding uncharacterized protein LOC125015430 isoform X1, with the protein MDRDGSRMNSLDGDEHLHQLDLVEAVAQSGRFHEEEIAWLRFFISNGQEHEAIAYMRHIVAERDYANYDSAVFLGDNLDSEGEDQETDDESYTDSEDEAPVFAPFSRPVPGGYYEGSDISDWESDTEEDPESGEGEEHLHRLDFVEEIARSGRFNEGAMTWLQLVMSHGLEYEAVAYLRNYIAQRDNLVIVEEDLDSDDEDQESDEELQGYMSDWGSDSDNSTEHEAPALAPSSSRGPVGSRRRLREEESDDWTSSKQFRCCNAVPQAVSSSDPEEKDPESAPSSRPVAESSKKRARDEDEEEEEDGSDSKRFRP; encoded by the exons ATGGACAGAGACGGATCCCGCATGAACTCCCTTGATG GAGACGAACACCTCCACCAGCTTGATTTGGTGGAGGCTGTTGCACAGAGCGGTAGGTTCCATGAAGAAGAGATCGCATGGCTGCGGTTCTTCATCAGTAATGGACAGGAGCATGAAGCCATCGCTTATATGAGGCATATTGTTGCTGAACGTGACTATGCCAACTATGACAGCGCTGTCTTTCTTGGAGACAATCTTGACAGTGAGGGTGAAGATCAAGAGACTGACGATGAAAGTTACACTGACAGCGAGGATGAAGCTCCAGTGTTTGCTCCTTTCTCAAGACCAGTGCCTGGTGGATACTATGAAGGGTCTGACATCTCTGACTGGGAAAgtgacactgaagaagacccagagtcaggagaag GAGAGGAACACCTCCATCGGCTTGACTTCGTGGAGGAAATTGCACGAAGTGGTCGGTTCAATGAAGGAGCGATGACATGGCTGCAGTTAGTTATGAGTCATGGACTGGAGTATGAAGCCGTGGCTTATTTGAGGAATTATATTGCTCAGCGTGACAACCTTGTCATTGTTGAGGAAGATCTtgacagtgatgatgaagatcAAGAGTCTGACGAGGAACTTCAGGGTTACATGTCTGACTGGGGAAGTGACAGCGACAACAGCACTGAACATGAAGCTCCAGCATTAGCTCCTTCCTCAAGCCGAGGGCCTGTAGGATCCCGGAGGAGGttgagagaagaggagagtgaTGACTGGACAAGCAGCAAGCAGTTCAGGTGCTGTAATGCAGTTCCTCAGGCTGTCTCCAGCAGTGACCCTGAAGAGAAAGACCCAGAGTCAGCGCCTTCCTCCAGACCAGTGGCCGAAAGCTCCAAAAAAAGAGCgagagatgaggatgaagaagaagaagaagatgggagCGATAGCAAACGGTTCAGACCCTGA
- the LOC125015430 gene encoding uncharacterized protein LOC125015430 isoform X2 yields MRHIVAERDYANYDSAVFLGDNLDSEGEDQETDDESYTDSEDEAPVFAPFSRPVPGGYYEGSDISDWESDTEEDPESGEGEEHLHRLDFVEEIARSGRFNEGAMTWLQLVMSHGLEYEAVAYLRNYIAQRDNLVIVEEDLDSDDEDQESDEELQGYMSDWGSDSDNSTEHEAPALAPSSSRGPVGSRRRLREEESDDWTSSKQFRCCNAVPQAVSSSDPEEKDPESAPSSRPVAESSKKRARDEDEEEEEDGSDSKRFRP; encoded by the exons ATGAGGCATATTGTTGCTGAACGTGACTATGCCAACTATGACAGCGCTGTCTTTCTTGGAGACAATCTTGACAGTGAGGGTGAAGATCAAGAGACTGACGATGAAAGTTACACTGACAGCGAGGATGAAGCTCCAGTGTTTGCTCCTTTCTCAAGACCAGTGCCTGGTGGATACTATGAAGGGTCTGACATCTCTGACTGGGAAAgtgacactgaagaagacccagagtcaggagaag GAGAGGAACACCTCCATCGGCTTGACTTCGTGGAGGAAATTGCACGAAGTGGTCGGTTCAATGAAGGAGCGATGACATGGCTGCAGTTAGTTATGAGTCATGGACTGGAGTATGAAGCCGTGGCTTATTTGAGGAATTATATTGCTCAGCGTGACAACCTTGTCATTGTTGAGGAAGATCTtgacagtgatgatgaagatcAAGAGTCTGACGAGGAACTTCAGGGTTACATGTCTGACTGGGGAAGTGACAGCGACAACAGCACTGAACATGAAGCTCCAGCATTAGCTCCTTCCTCAAGCCGAGGGCCTGTAGGATCCCGGAGGAGGttgagagaagaggagagtgaTGACTGGACAAGCAGCAAGCAGTTCAGGTGCTGTAATGCAGTTCCTCAGGCTGTCTCCAGCAGTGACCCTGAAGAGAAAGACCCAGAGTCAGCGCCTTCCTCCAGACCAGTGGCCGAAAGCTCCAAAAAAAGAGCgagagatgaggatgaagaagaagaagaagatgggagCGATAGCAAACGGTTCAGACCCTGA
- the c10h11orf96 gene encoding uncharacterized protein C11orf96 homolog, whose amino-acid sequence MAAVRQMVMETSGFHVLPAHYMASAMEEFPQQLPVPKGPARGKSRSRRPREARFKTQPVTFAEIAEVEEEGSSPLEEERARRSFLQSLENLRRSTQTLHCPPAAHHSCTPTTTHASLDSSDSDSTQ is encoded by the coding sequence ATGGCTGCTGTGCGTCAGATGGTTATGGAAACCTCTGGTTTCCACGTTCTCCCGGCTCACTATATGGCCTCTGCCATGGAGGAGTTCCCCCAGCAGCTGCCTGTCCCTAAGGGCCCAGCAAGGGGCAAGAGCCGCTCCCGCCGACCTCGGGAAGCTCGCTTCAAAACTCAACCCGTCACCTTCGCCGAGATCGCTGAAGTAGAGGAGGAAGGTTCCTCACctctggaagaggagagggcACGCCGCTCCTTCCTGCAGTCCTTGGAGAACCTGAGGCGGAGCACGCAGACCCTCCACTGCCCGCCAGCTGCCCATCACAGCTGCACCCCAACTACCACACATGCCAGCCTGGACTCCAGCGACTCCGACTCCACCCAGTGA